A stretch of the Jeotgalibacillus haloalkalitolerans genome encodes the following:
- the manA gene encoding mannose-6-phosphate isomerase, class I, translated as MTIYKLKPHFQNKIWGGRKLETVFQYDIPAGPVGECWGISAHKNGESIIENGPFKGMTLSELWEQNKLEVFGEYPHESFPLLVKILDADSDLSVQVHPDNHEAKELEGEPFGKTECWYVLDAKPGAELIIGHNAKSKEELTTEIQKGNWKSLLRKRKVKKGDFIFIESGTLHAIGSGILLLEIQQSSDTTYRVYDFDRRDQNGHLRELHHEKAIRVTNTPDQFLEKKPESRRTDEAIISQMISTKEFSVWLYQVDGKVNLKTPDRFKLLSVTEGQGKVLSADGGNITELKKGDHYLVPRHSEEVVILGKVEFVVSGVE; from the coding sequence ATGACAATATATAAGTTAAAGCCACATTTTCAAAACAAAATCTGGGGAGGCAGAAAGCTTGAAACCGTCTTTCAATATGACATCCCTGCCGGACCAGTTGGAGAATGCTGGGGGATTTCAGCTCATAAGAACGGTGAGAGTATTATAGAGAACGGTCCATTTAAAGGTATGACACTTTCTGAACTATGGGAACAGAATAAGCTTGAAGTATTTGGAGAGTATCCGCATGAGTCTTTTCCGCTGCTAGTGAAAATTTTGGACGCAGACTCAGACTTATCAGTTCAAGTGCATCCGGATAACCATGAAGCAAAAGAGCTCGAAGGAGAGCCATTTGGAAAAACTGAATGCTGGTACGTACTTGATGCAAAACCAGGCGCTGAATTAATCATAGGTCATAATGCAAAATCAAAAGAAGAATTAACCACAGAAATTCAAAAAGGAAACTGGAAGAGTCTGCTCAGAAAGCGAAAAGTCAAAAAAGGCGATTTCATTTTTATTGAAAGTGGGACCCTTCATGCCATCGGCTCAGGAATCCTGCTGCTCGAAATACAACAGTCAAGCGACACTACTTACCGGGTCTATGACTTTGACCGCCGGGATCAAAACGGACACCTACGTGAACTGCACCATGAAAAAGCCATCAGGGTCACAAATACACCCGATCAATTTTTAGAGAAAAAACCGGAATCCCGTCGAACGGATGAAGCGATCATCAGTCAGATGATCTCAACTAAAGAATTTAGTGTCTGGCTTTATCAGGTGGATGGAAAAGTCAACCTGAAAACGCCAGACCGATTTAAACTCCTGAGTGTTACAGAGGGACAAGGGAAAGTCCTGTCAGCAGATGGGGGAAATATTACAGAACTGAAAAAGGGTGACCATTATCTAGTGCCAAGACATAGTGAAGAAGTGGTAATTTTGGGGAAGGTGGAGTTTGTTGTGAGCGGGGTAGAGTGA
- a CDS encoding ROK family protein yields MIAGIDLGGTNVRIGVINELLEIVEWKEALSEVEKGYDHTIQVIFNLLDQVKADYHIERVGLCAPGPLDHKAGVLLDPPNLKGWGYQPIVQSIERYMSCPVYLLNDANAAALSEAATGAGEGYESVWFTTVSTGIGSGYVYQGKLIQGEKGCTGEIGNMIIVPGGYRHANLNPGSLEGYASGTAIGRIAKEKYGIKGGAFEVIDRAQKGDPQATIILNSTLEYLSTAIANIVHTINPSVFVFGGGVMTDSEYLLPLLSEKVDQRIYGSLQGTIELKAAHHKNEAGVLGAAVYASQQPSQPSIVRGLKS; encoded by the coding sequence ATGATCGCAGGAATCGATCTTGGCGGAACAAATGTCAGAATTGGCGTCATCAATGAGTTGCTGGAAATCGTTGAATGGAAGGAAGCACTCTCAGAAGTGGAGAAAGGCTATGATCATACAATTCAGGTTATTTTCAATTTACTTGACCAGGTAAAAGCGGACTATCACATTGAAAGAGTCGGCCTGTGTGCACCCGGACCATTGGATCATAAAGCAGGAGTACTGCTGGATCCTCCTAACCTTAAAGGGTGGGGGTATCAGCCAATTGTACAGTCTATTGAACGTTATATGAGCTGTCCAGTGTATTTATTGAATGATGCAAATGCAGCTGCTTTAAGTGAAGCTGCCACCGGTGCAGGAGAAGGGTATGAGAGTGTCTGGTTTACCACTGTCAGTACAGGAATAGGAAGCGGATATGTCTATCAGGGGAAGCTGATTCAGGGTGAGAAAGGCTGCACTGGTGAAATTGGAAATATGATTATCGTTCCTGGAGGGTACAGGCATGCTAATCTTAACCCCGGGTCATTAGAGGGTTATGCAAGCGGAACGGCAATTGGACGCATTGCAAAAGAAAAGTACGGGATTAAGGGTGGAGCATTCGAAGTAATCGATCGGGCACAAAAAGGAGATCCGCAAGCAACCATTATCCTCAACAGCACACTGGAATATCTCAGCACAGCTATTGCCAATATTGTCCACACTATTAACCCGTCAGTCTTTGTTTTTGGTGGTGGCGTCATGACAGATTCAGAGTACCTGCTGCCGTTATTGTCGGAAAAAGTAGATCAGAGAATTTATGGAAGCCTGCAGGGAACGATAGAATTGAAAGCTGCCCATCACAAAAATGAGGCAGGTGTACTTGGCGCCGCAGTATACGCCAGTCAGCAACCATCACAGCCCTCTATCGTAAGGGGGCTGAAATCATGA
- a CDS encoding MerR family transcriptional regulator produces MKTIREVADLFGVSTRTVRYYEELGLIRPERSEGNIRLYGSRDMAKLKLVFRGKRFGFSLEEIKEMVLLFDLDRSGKKQLERTVEYGHQRIAEIEEKIIELEEMKDEMKGLLLEFEQKLREKG; encoded by the coding sequence GTGAAAACGATTCGTGAGGTTGCTGATTTGTTTGGGGTGTCGACTAGGACAGTGAGGTATTATGAAGAGCTTGGGCTGATTCGCCCGGAGCGGTCTGAAGGGAATATCAGGCTGTACGGATCACGTGATATGGCGAAGCTAAAGCTTGTATTCAGAGGGAAGCGGTTTGGTTTTTCGCTTGAGGAGATTAAAGAAATGGTGCTGCTGTTCGACCTGGACCGTTCGGGTAAGAAACAGCTGGAGCGGACGGTTGAATATGGTCATCAGCGCATTGCTGAAATAGAGGAAAAGATTATTGAGCTTGAGGAAATGAAAGATGAAATGAAAGGACTCCTGCTGGAATTTGAACAAAAATTACGGGAAAAGGGGTAG
- a CDS encoding ABC transporter substrate-binding protein → MKKLGIWGLILTLVMGILAACSSDSGSEASGESSDDHVTLTWYLIGTPQPDLEMVMEEVNAYTKEEINTSIDLKLLDWGEYDERMQVITTSGENYDIAFTSSWANNYALNARRGAFMPLNDLIEEHGQEFKEAINPAFLEGAQIDGELYAIPTNKELGQQAVLSFNKELADKHDLDLSSVNSIADLEPLLEVIKNEESGVSPIATFDAYLPFDSILNEEMPFAFRLDGNTDEVVNKYAEDVTMETLTTMHDYYKKGYIKQDAATSTDSWPLETPNWFVRKEIYQPYAESIWSRTAGYEIAVRPLHEPYIFNNSVTGSMQAISATSKHPERAMQFLNLLNTDPYLRNLLDKGIEGTHYEENEEGMITDLPARVESFNMPSFAIGNQFILKLYEDDPADKWEAFEEFNEKSVPSPALGFYFDSNPVRTEIAAISNVTSEFSPALLKGAVDPKEYLPQFNQKLEEAGMQKVIDEIQKQYDAWKSEQ, encoded by the coding sequence ATGAAAAAGCTTGGAATTTGGGGATTAATTCTAACATTAGTAATGGGGATTCTTGCTGCATGCAGCTCGGATAGCGGAAGTGAAGCTTCAGGTGAATCATCAGATGATCATGTCACATTAACATGGTATCTGATCGGCACACCTCAACCGGATCTCGAAATGGTGATGGAAGAAGTAAACGCCTATACAAAAGAAGAGATCAATACGTCAATTGATCTGAAGCTGCTGGACTGGGGTGAGTACGATGAGCGTATGCAGGTGATCACCACTTCCGGTGAAAATTACGACATTGCTTTTACCAGCTCATGGGCAAATAACTATGCATTAAATGCACGCCGCGGGGCATTTATGCCTTTAAATGACTTAATTGAAGAACACGGACAGGAATTCAAAGAAGCCATCAATCCTGCATTTCTGGAAGGAGCTCAAATTGATGGAGAGCTATATGCGATTCCAACAAATAAAGAGCTGGGTCAGCAGGCTGTCCTTTCATTTAACAAAGAGCTTGCGGACAAGCATGATCTGGACCTTTCTTCAGTAAACTCTATTGCAGATCTTGAGCCGCTTCTTGAAGTCATCAAGAATGAAGAGTCAGGTGTATCACCGATCGCAACTTTTGATGCATATCTGCCATTTGACTCAATCCTGAACGAAGAAATGCCTTTTGCTTTCCGTCTGGATGGAAATACAGATGAAGTCGTTAATAAATATGCTGAAGATGTCACGATGGAGACATTAACTACAATGCATGACTACTACAAAAAAGGCTATATCAAACAGGATGCTGCAACGAGCACTGACTCATGGCCGCTTGAAACACCAAACTGGTTTGTCAGAAAAGAAATCTATCAGCCTTATGCTGAATCGATCTGGTCAAGAACAGCAGGCTATGAAATTGCCGTTCGACCACTTCACGAACCATATATTTTTAATAACTCAGTAACAGGGTCAATGCAGGCGATTTCTGCTACTTCAAAGCACCCTGAACGTGCAATGCAGTTTTTAAATCTATTAAACACGGATCCTTATCTTCGTAACCTCCTTGATAAAGGAATCGAAGGTACACATTATGAAGAAAACGAAGAAGGAATGATTACAGATCTGCCTGCGCGTGTTGAAAGTTTTAATATGCCAAGCTTTGCGATTGGTAACCAGTTCATTCTTAAACTATATGAAGATGATCCGGCTGATAAATGGGAGGCTTTTGAAGAATTCAACGAAAAATCAGTCCCATCACCGGCACTTGGATTCTACTTTGATTCAAACCCTGTAAGAACCGAAATTGCTGCGATCTCGAACGTAACAAGTGAATTCTCTCCAGCATTGTTAAAGGGAGCAGTTGACCCGAAGGAATACCTTCCACAATTTAATCAGAAGCTGGAAGAGGCAGGGATGCAGAAAGTAATTGATGAAATCCAGAAGCAGTACGATGCATGGAAATCTGAACAGTAA
- a CDS encoding MFS transporter: MSNQRGLSTAWQMLGWLLLAQVAVALVGRSLAPLGPLIAEDLTLTKAQVGLLPSFLFLGQMLVSIPAGMLTDKIGTRRLLLIVCLVLGTAFLLGSFSSGFYILLFFIMLGGMGYGATHPVTNRGILYWFPAKRGTAMGIKQMGVTFGSALAAIALLPLAVAFGWRIAMAIACIVLMLSGIIAFRFYKEQLAEKTAREPAVQGSMMGIITYKPLLLISVVALILNGSQMSVNTYLLFFVTDELFFSLALAGTMLVLSEASGSFGRIIWGSISDSLFGGKRFPVLMIIIATALTGTLGMAFLSDGIPLPVLVAVVLILGFAVSGFNGLWMNIATELTPRQQAGAASGVSLTIGSAGVIILPPLFGLTIDMSGSFQTAWLMLAGLLGVSGVLAFVLRKLKEF; this comes from the coding sequence ATGTCGAATCAGAGAGGACTTTCAACTGCATGGCAAATGCTCGGCTGGCTGCTTTTGGCTCAGGTAGCGGTGGCACTTGTGGGGCGGTCGCTTGCACCGCTTGGCCCGTTGATTGCTGAGGATCTAACACTTACTAAGGCACAGGTTGGTTTGCTGCCTTCGTTTTTATTTTTGGGACAGATGCTCGTCAGTATTCCGGCCGGGATGCTGACTGATAAGATCGGGACGCGGCGATTGCTGTTAATTGTGTGCCTGGTGCTTGGAACGGCTTTCCTGCTGGGATCATTTTCATCGGGATTCTACATATTGCTTTTCTTTATCATGCTTGGCGGAATGGGTTACGGGGCCACACACCCAGTGACAAACAGGGGTATTCTTTATTGGTTTCCAGCTAAAAGAGGAACAGCGATGGGGATCAAGCAGATGGGTGTCACATTTGGTTCAGCCCTTGCAGCAATTGCGCTCCTGCCGCTTGCAGTTGCATTCGGGTGGAGGATAGCTATGGCGATTGCGTGTATTGTACTTATGCTAAGCGGCATCATTGCTTTTCGTTTTTATAAAGAACAGCTCGCTGAAAAAACAGCGCGTGAGCCGGCAGTTCAGGGCAGTATGATGGGCATCATCACGTATAAGCCATTGCTGTTAATCAGCGTAGTGGCCCTTATCCTAAATGGCTCGCAAATGAGCGTGAATACTTATTTGCTATTTTTCGTAACAGATGAACTGTTTTTCAGTCTGGCACTTGCCGGAACAATGCTTGTACTGTCTGAAGCAAGCGGGTCGTTTGGCAGAATCATTTGGGGCTCAATCAGCGACTCGCTTTTTGGCGGGAAAAGGTTCCCGGTTTTAATGATTATCATTGCCACAGCACTGACAGGGACACTGGGCATGGCATTTTTATCAGATGGTATTCCATTGCCGGTGCTCGTAGCGGTTGTACTGATACTCGGTTTTGCAGTGTCAGGATTTAACGGGCTCTGGATGAATATTGCTACAGAACTGACGCCAAGACAGCAGGCAGGTGCAGCGAGCGGAGTCAGTCTGACGATCGGATCGGCAGGCGTCATTATTTTACCGCCGCTCTTTGGTCTGACGATCGATATGAGTGGAAGCTTTCAGACTGCGTGGCTGATGCTGGCGGGGTTGCTGGGTGTGTCCGGAGTGCTTGCTTTTGTTTTAAGGAAATTGAAGGAGTTTTAG
- a CDS encoding ABC transporter ATP-binding protein, producing MLQLNDIYKVFNEGTPDEKVAIDDISLDVKKGDFITIIGSNGAGKSTLFNIIAGKMYPDLGEVLISDQNVTGLPEYKRARRIGRVFQDPMAGTSPTLTIEENLSIAYSRVKPRTLRPGVTAKRRAFFKEQLETLGLGLEDRLRAKVGLLSGGERQALSLLMATFTKPDLLLLDEHTAALDPSRAALITRLTKEIVEREQLTTIMITHNMQQAVDLGNRILMMDKGKIIFEEEGARKKHLTVTDLLNEFGKMKGTELSDRTLLGV from the coding sequence ATGCTTCAGCTAAACGATATTTATAAGGTTTTTAACGAAGGAACGCCTGATGAAAAGGTGGCGATTGACGATATTTCGCTTGATGTGAAGAAGGGTGATTTCATTACAATTATCGGCAGTAATGGGGCAGGTAAATCCACTCTTTTTAACATTATTGCAGGGAAAATGTATCCTGATCTTGGCGAGGTGCTGATCAGTGACCAGAATGTAACCGGGCTGCCGGAATACAAGCGTGCCCGACGCATCGGCCGCGTTTTCCAGGACCCGATGGCAGGCACATCACCAACGCTTACAATAGAAGAAAACCTGTCTATTGCATATAGCAGAGTGAAGCCCCGCACTTTGCGGCCGGGTGTGACAGCGAAACGCAGAGCATTTTTCAAAGAACAGCTTGAAACACTTGGGCTTGGGCTTGAAGACCGCCTGCGTGCCAAAGTCGGTCTGCTCTCAGGTGGAGAACGCCAGGCGTTATCGCTGCTGATGGCGACATTTACAAAGCCTGACCTGCTTTTACTCGATGAGCACACAGCTGCCCTGGACCCATCCAGAGCAGCACTGATCACAAGGCTTACAAAAGAAATCGTCGAACGCGAACAGCTCACGACCATCATGATCACGCATAACATGCAGCAGGCAGTCGACCTCGGCAACCGCATCCTGATGATGGATAAGGGAAAGATTATTTTTGAAGAAGAAGGTGCACGTAAGAAGCATCTGACAGTTACTGATCTGCTGAATGAGTTTGGGAAGATGAAGGGGACGGAGCTGTCGGATCGGACTTTGCTTGGGGTTTAG
- a CDS encoding C40 family peptidase, with amino-acid sequence MKKWVRTAVATTAIAATISGLGSQAFASTYKVSSGDTLWKIALENQTSVNQIKQLNDLTSDIIFPNQLLKLSGEAVSSSNTGSTTSVSGSTYVVKAGDTLYGIALKTNTSLSSIRSLNNLTSHLIYPGQSLKLEGSVHTSSNSSDVSSSSGSSSSSNTSTYTVKSGDYLSKIAVNHGISLSELMNLNGLSGYLIYPGQTLKVTGTATNVSSGPAQTSQKQTSAVSGASAIIQKAKAQIGTPYVWGGTSTSGFDCSGFISYVFDTSRTSAAGYYSRSSHVSSPQPGDLVFFKNTYKAGISHVGIYVGGNQFVHAGNNGVEVTSLSNPYWSSKFDSYRSF; translated from the coding sequence TTGAAAAAGTGGGTACGTACAGCTGTAGCAACTACAGCGATTGCAGCGACAATTAGTGGACTTGGATCTCAGGCATTTGCGAGCACGTATAAAGTTTCCAGTGGTGATACTCTTTGGAAAATCGCTTTGGAAAATCAGACTTCTGTTAACCAGATTAAGCAATTAAATGACTTAACTTCAGATATCATTTTTCCAAACCAGCTTTTAAAGCTTTCAGGTGAAGCAGTTTCTTCATCAAATACTGGAAGCACAACTTCTGTCAGTGGATCAACTTATGTCGTTAAGGCTGGAGATACATTGTACGGAATTGCTTTGAAGACAAATACATCTCTTTCTAGTATCAGATCTTTAAATAACCTGACTTCACATCTTATTTATCCGGGTCAGTCACTTAAGCTTGAAGGTTCAGTACATACTAGCAGTAACAGTAGTGATGTTAGTAGTTCATCAGGTTCATCAAGCTCTTCTAATACATCAACTTATACAGTTAAATCAGGTGACTATTTATCTAAGATTGCCGTTAATCACGGAATCAGTCTTTCTGAATTGATGAATTTAAATGGATTAAGCGGATATTTGATTTATCCTGGTCAAACACTTAAAGTAACAGGAACTGCTACGAATGTTTCATCAGGACCTGCTCAAACTTCTCAAAAGCAGACTTCTGCAGTTTCCGGTGCAAGTGCGATTATTCAAAAGGCTAAAGCACAAATCGGAACGCCGTATGTTTGGGGCGGAACGTCTACTTCAGGGTTTGATTGCAGTGGATTTATCAGCTATGTATTTGATACTTCAAGAACAAGTGCAGCAGGCTATTACTCTCGTTCATCACACGTTAGCAGCCCGCAGCCTGGCGATCTAGTATTCTTCAAGAATACTTATAAAGCTGGAATCTCGCATGTTGGGATTTATGTAGGCGGTAATCAGTTTGTTCACGCCGGAAACAATGGTGTTGAAGTGACTAGCTTAAGCAACCCTTACTGGAGCTCTAAATTCGATAGCTATAGAAGTTTTTAA
- a CDS encoding GTP-binding protein, giving the protein MTIPVTVLSGYLGAGKTTLLNHILHSKQDLRAAVIVNDMSEVNIDGGQLKKGYFSRTDETLVEMQNGCICCTLREDLMIEVKRLAEIGEIDYIIIESTGISEPIPVAQTFVYEDEETGIDLSQLTRLDTMVTVVDALRFADDLESGETLLDRKQTDDVQDERDVSDLLIDQVEFADVIILNKIDLVSEKEADAIRVLLKTLNPDAKLVAASYGQVDPLDILNTNAFDFEKASQGAGWIKELNEEHIPETEEYGITSFLYKRQHPFHPARFYGFLSELPAEIVRSKGFFWLATKENSAGLVSQAGKSIQLQSAGTWVAALSQEDQVRSMAEDPDLKNRWHPEWGDRINELVFIGIDLDKDTIIKDLDDCLLTEKELQSDWHLLEDPFPDFSER; this is encoded by the coding sequence ATGACGATTCCAGTAACAGTGTTAAGCGGTTATTTAGGTGCCGGAAAAACGACTTTGTTGAATCATATTTTACATAGTAAGCAGGATCTGAGAGCGGCTGTGATTGTAAATGATATGAGTGAGGTAAATATTGACGGAGGGCAGCTGAAAAAGGGTTATTTTTCACGTACGGATGAGACGCTTGTGGAGATGCAGAATGGCTGCATCTGCTGTACGCTGCGTGAAGATTTAATGATTGAAGTGAAACGGCTGGCTGAGATTGGTGAAATTGATTACATCATCATTGAATCTACCGGGATTTCCGAGCCGATCCCTGTGGCACAGACTTTTGTGTACGAGGATGAAGAAACCGGAATTGACTTAAGTCAGCTGACCCGGCTTGATACGATGGTGACAGTGGTTGATGCGCTGCGGTTTGCAGATGATCTTGAGAGCGGCGAGACCCTGCTTGACCGTAAGCAGACTGATGATGTGCAGGACGAACGCGATGTTTCTGATCTGCTGATTGATCAGGTCGAGTTTGCTGATGTCATTATTTTAAATAAGATAGATCTTGTGTCTGAAAAAGAGGCTGATGCAATACGTGTTTTATTAAAGACACTGAACCCTGATGCAAAGCTTGTAGCGGCTTCGTATGGTCAGGTGGACCCGTTGGACATTTTAAATACGAATGCTTTCGACTTTGAAAAAGCGAGTCAGGGTGCAGGGTGGATAAAGGAATTAAACGAGGAGCATATTCCGGAGACAGAGGAGTACGGTATTACGTCTTTCCTTTATAAAAGACAGCACCCATTTCACCCGGCAAGATTTTACGGGTTTTTGAGTGAACTGCCTGCAGAAATTGTTCGTTCAAAGGGGTTTTTCTGGCTCGCAACAAAAGAGAATTCGGCAGGGCTTGTTTCACAGGCAGGAAAGTCTATACAACTGCAATCTGCGGGAACCTGGGTCGCTGCTCTTTCCCAAGAAGATCAGGTCCGTTCAATGGCAGAAGACCCTGACCTTAAAAACCGCTGGCATCCTGAATGGGGCGACCGAATCAATGAGCTTGTGTTTATTGGTATTGACCTTGATAAGGATACCATCATTAAAGATCTGGATGATTGTCTGCTGACTGAAAAAGAGCTGCAGTCAGATTGGCATCTGCTTGAAGACCCATTCCCGGATTTTTCTGAACGTTAA
- a CDS encoding ABC transporter substrate-binding protein — protein MKKVWLSGAALSAAMVLAACGEETSETSAEGGGEDSYTIGVTQIVEHPSLDAATEGFKRAFEEAGLEVTFDDQVAQGDQNNSQSISQKFVADGVDLIFANSTPSALSSLNATADIPIVFTSVTDPLAANLVADMEAPGGNVTGTTDMHPDAISNTVEFMTNELVVKSIGMVYNAGEPNSVVQVDAVKEAVGSDVTVEEAAVSTSADVKQAAESLVGKVDAFYIITDNTVVSALESVIGVANDQDIPLFVGELDSVARGGFAAYGFEYGDIGYEAGQMAVEILTEGADPGEMAVQYPGNLKLMINKDAAEEMGIDIKPEWEEMAEFTE, from the coding sequence ATGAAAAAGGTTTGGTTGTCAGGTGCAGCGTTGTCTGCAGCAATGGTGTTAGCGGCTTGTGGTGAGGAGACTTCTGAGACGTCGGCTGAGGGCGGCGGTGAGGATTCATATACGATTGGGGTAACGCAGATTGTGGAGCACCCGTCTTTGGATGCCGCGACTGAAGGGTTTAAGCGTGCATTTGAGGAAGCTGGCCTTGAAGTAACGTTTGATGATCAGGTGGCGCAGGGTGATCAGAATAACAGTCAGTCGATTTCACAGAAATTTGTGGCGGATGGTGTGGATCTGATTTTCGCGAATTCAACGCCGAGTGCTTTGAGCTCGCTGAATGCGACGGCTGATATTCCAATTGTGTTTACATCGGTTACGGATCCGCTCGCTGCAAATCTGGTTGCGGATATGGAAGCACCGGGTGGAAATGTGACAGGTACGACGGATATGCATCCGGATGCGATTTCAAACACAGTAGAATTTATGACGAATGAGCTTGTTGTAAAATCAATCGGAATGGTATATAACGCGGGTGAGCCGAACTCGGTTGTGCAGGTGGATGCGGTAAAAGAGGCTGTCGGATCGGACGTGACGGTTGAAGAAGCGGCTGTTTCGACTTCTGCAGATGTGAAGCAGGCGGCTGAATCGCTTGTTGGAAAAGTGGATGCATTCTATATCATCACTGACAACACCGTTGTTTCTGCACTTGAATCTGTGATTGGTGTTGCAAATGATCAGGATATTCCGCTTTTCGTTGGGGAGCTTGATTCAGTTGCGCGCGGCGGATTCGCTGCATACGGATTTGAATACGGAGATATCGGCTATGAAGCAGGTCAGATGGCAGTTGAAATTTTAACAGAAGGGGCTGATCCTGGTGAAATGGCGGTTCAGTACCCTGGCAATCTGAAGCTGATGATCAATAAAGATGCGGCTGAAGAGATGGGCATTGACATCAAGCCTGAGTGGGAAGAGATGGCTGAATTTACTGAGTAA
- a CDS encoding carbohydrate ABC transporter permease gives MHILLGTFAFLCVFPFIYVIIISLSNEASLAENGYQLIPEEWSFEAYAYLWQMRAQIAKAYGVTIAVTVLGTIISVAIIALYAYAISRRQFIYRKQFTFIAFFTMLFSGGMVPFYIVMTQFLDLKNSIWALILPMAVNAFYIIIMRTFFMRTVPEAILESARIDGASEWRIFLTIVLPLSIPGIATIALFSTLAYWNDWFNALLFIDDPSLVPLQSLLMRIESNMDFIQQNSMLTNQNSSILNSIPQDSARMAMVVIATLPIALSYPFFQKYFIRGLTIGGVKD, from the coding sequence ATGCATATCCTCCTCGGTACATTTGCATTCTTATGTGTATTTCCATTTATCTACGTTATCATTATTTCGCTATCTAATGAAGCGTCTCTCGCAGAAAATGGCTACCAGCTCATACCCGAGGAATGGAGCTTTGAAGCATATGCCTATCTCTGGCAGATGAGAGCTCAGATTGCAAAAGCGTACGGGGTAACAATTGCTGTCACTGTCCTTGGTACAATCATCAGTGTAGCGATTATCGCACTATATGCATATGCCATTTCACGCAGACAGTTCATCTATCGTAAACAATTCACGTTTATTGCATTTTTCACGATGCTTTTCAGTGGAGGAATGGTTCCATTCTATATCGTTATGACGCAATTTCTGGATTTGAAAAACTCAATCTGGGCATTGATCCTCCCGATGGCAGTCAATGCATTTTATATTATTATCATGAGAACCTTCTTCATGAGAACCGTACCTGAAGCCATTTTGGAATCAGCAAGAATTGATGGAGCGAGTGAGTGGAGAATCTTTTTGACGATCGTACTGCCTTTATCGATTCCAGGGATTGCAACGATCGCACTCTTCAGCACACTTGCATACTGGAATGACTGGTTCAACGCGCTGTTATTTATTGACGATCCATCACTTGTACCTTTGCAATCACTATTAATGAGAATTGAAAGTAATATGGACTTCATTCAGCAAAATTCGATGCTGACTAATCAAAACAGCTCAATATTGAATTCGATTCCACAGGATTCTGCAAGAATGGCCATGGTGGTCATCGCGACTTTACCGATTGCATTATCCTATCCTTTTTTCCAGAAATACTTTATCAGGGGACTAACAATTGGCGGTGTGAAGGACTGA
- a CDS encoding ABC transporter permease: MWMSIFTSVEVGLMFALMALGVYLSFRILDFPDLTVDGSFVTGAAVAAVMLVHGVNPLMAVAAAFAAGFIAGTITGLLHTVGGINPLLSGILMMIALYSINLRIMGAPNVSLLAQDHLFTWIRQGIGGTWAIMIVMVAFVLLVKIMLDFFLKTEFGLALRAVGDNHLMITSFSGNIHFYKVFGLGLSNGLVAIAGALVAQYSGFADVNAGIGMIVIGLASVIIGEAIFGKKTIIRTTLAVIVGAIIYRIIVALALRVEFLETGDLKLITAIIVILALVLPKGIAKQKETMRKRQRRLRLSAQKG, encoded by the coding sequence ATGTGGATGTCGATTTTTACATCAGTCGAGGTTGGACTGATGTTTGCACTGATGGCGCTTGGCGTCTATCTATCTTTTAGAATTCTTGATTTTCCCGACCTGACAGTGGACGGGAGTTTCGTAACAGGCGCGGCAGTTGCGGCAGTGATGCTTGTACATGGCGTGAATCCGCTGATGGCGGTAGCGGCAGCATTTGCAGCAGGTTTTATTGCAGGAACTATCACAGGCTTACTGCATACAGTCGGCGGGATCAACCCGCTTTTATCAGGGATCTTGATGATGATCGCGCTGTACTCAATTAATCTGCGCATCATGGGCGCACCAAACGTCTCACTGCTTGCCCAGGATCACCTGTTTACATGGATCCGCCAGGGCATCGGCGGCACGTGGGCGATCATGATCGTCATGGTTGCATTCGTACTTTTAGTGAAAATTATGCTCGATTTCTTTTTAAAAACAGAGTTCGGCCTTGCGCTGAGAGCGGTTGGCGATAATCACTTAATGATCACGTCTTTCTCAGGCAATATCCACTTTTATAAAGTGTTCGGGCTTGGCCTGTCAAACGGGCTGGTCGCAATCGCAGGGGCACTCGTTGCACAGTACAGCGGGTTTGCTGACGTCAATGCCGGAATCGGAATGATCGTCATCGGACTTGCTTCCGTGATTATCGGTGAAGCGATTTTTGGTAAAAAGACGATTATCCGCACAACGCTTGCTGTGATTGTCGGTGCGATCATTTACCGTATCATCGTTGCCCTTGCACTGCGGGTGGAATTCCTTGAAACAGGCGACCTGAAGCTGATCACAGCAATCATCGTCATACTCGCACTTGTCCTGCCAAAAGGAATCGCCAAACAAAAAGAAACAATGCGAAAACGACAGCGCCGCCTGAGACTCAGCGCGCAGAAAGGATAG